The Ornithorhynchus anatinus isolate Pmale09 chromosome 1, mOrnAna1.pri.v4, whole genome shotgun sequence genome includes a window with the following:
- the LOC100074199 gene encoding G-protein coupled receptor 35-like — MNCNFETTNSSRIATVVSMGTILFLGIIFNSLAVWVFCYKMKKWTETRVYMINLIVADYSLLVSFPFILPTFHQEDDGTIFCKIIQSIYLINTHMSICSITVIAVDRYIAIKYPLKAKSWRSPKKAVLICGILWIIVIGSISVSAVTGDNFCFGKSSTRNFESTLFSLLEFFILLIILSFCSIQVIISLIKKKKMAISEEKGVQKALGIVLANLIVFIVCFLPLHVALLLKLVVDSVDASCPVQEGVTAFIRVASRIANSNCCFDAVGYYFVAKEFQEASAAVIPKFLQTKGKPRHKLCQPSLETEIDVLERQSQSLHAY, encoded by the coding sequence ATGAACTGCAACTTCGAGACCACAAATTCAAGTAGAATTGCCACAGTAGTTTCCATGGGCACAATTTTATTTCTAGGAATAATATTCAATAGTCTCGCCGTGTGGGTCTTCTGCTACAAGATGAAAAAGTGGACTGAAACAAGGGTGTACATGATTAATTTAATTGTGGCAGACTATAGCCTTCTTGTAAGTtttccttttatcctccccacctTTCACCAGGAAGATGATGGTACTATTTTCTGCAAAATCATTCAGAGCATATACCTAATAAACACCCACATGAGCATATGTTCAATCACAGTGATCGCAGTTGATCGCTATATTGCAATCAAGTATCCTTTGAAAGCCAAAAGCTGGAGGTCTCCAAAGAAGGCGGTTCTCATCTGTGGAATCCTTTGGATCATCGTAATTGGTTCTATATCTGTATCTGCAGTGACAGGGGACAACTTTTGTTTTGGAAAAAGCAGCACAAGGAATTTTGAATCAACATTATTTTCCTTGCTAGAATTTTTCATCCTATTGATAATCCTGAGTTTTTGTTCAATACAAGTAATCATCAGCCTtatcaagaaaaagaaaatggctaTCTCTGAAGAAAAAGGAGTCCAGAAAGCTCTTGGAATAGTTTTGGCCAATCTCATTgtatttattgtctgtttcctgcCACTACATGTTGCACTGCTCCTTAAACTTGTTGTAGATTCAGTAGACGCCTCTTGTCCTGTCCAGGAAGGTGTTACAGCATTTATAAGAGTGGCTTCACGCATCGCTAATTCCAACTGTTGCTTTGATGCAGTTGGCTATTATTTTGTTGCCAAGGAATTTCAGGAAGCTTCTGCCGCGGTCATTCCCAAATTCCTACAGACCAAGGGAAAACCAAGACACAAATTATGCCAACCTTCACTTGAGACAGAAATAGATGTGCTTGAGAGACAGTCCCAGAGTCTACACGCATACTAA